From Argopecten irradians isolate NY chromosome 2, Ai_NY, whole genome shotgun sequence, the proteins below share one genomic window:
- the LOC138316791 gene encoding uncharacterized protein codes for MKVTTETHETKIKEIKKQCYSDQVNTSVALEKVCKERNELQSMLTDLQCRSMKSNLVFLGLNEVPREDTEGVVRSFLYNELGITENIDFGNVHRFGKRKSGRPRPIVARFIYQRQHGLVLSLTHKLHGSRYSINEQFPAVVEDVRRKLYPVAKRLRRERHRVKFIRDRMYVDGVLYTGPEASAPQPVQQTSQVFHDSETLQHNRRRPKKRTRPPSTPTSLSGGPVRGITTDNKFQPLDLTSRDATAVSGPSDPSDNTGRSQRDSDDVTPQQHATTSSMQSSDPELDETHVKQV; via the coding sequence ATGAAAGTTACCACAGAGACACACGAAACCAAGATCAAGGAAATTAAAAAACAGTGCTATAGCGATCAAGTAAATACGTCTGTCGCTTTAGAGAAAGTATGTAAAGAGAGAAATGAACTACAATCCATGCTAACAGATTTACAGTGTCGATCTATGAAATCTAACCTCGTCTTCTTAGGTCTTAATGAAGTACCCCGTGAGGACACAGAGGGAGTTGTGAGATCATTTTTATACAACGAACTCGGTATCACAGAGAACATTGATTTTGGCAACGTCCATAGATTCGGGAAGAGGAAGTCAGGAAGGCCGCGTCCTATTGTTGCTAGGTTCATCTACCAACGCCAGCACGGGCTGGTTCTATCACTGACCCACAAGCTGCACGGGTCGCGTTATAGTATAAATGAGCAGTTCCCTGCCGTTGTCGAGGATGTCAGGAGGAAGCTTTACCCAGTCGCCAAACGACTTCGTAGAGAGCGCCATAGGGTAAAATTTATCCGGGACAGAATGTATGTTGACGGTGTTCTTTACACGGGGCCTGAGGCTTCCGCACCTCAACCGGTTCAACAAACGAGCCAAGTGTTTCATGATTCTGAAACCTTACAGCATAATAGGCGACGACCTAAGAAACGTACACGCCCTCCATCTACGCCTACGTCGTTATCGGGAGGTCCAGTCAGAGGTATTACAACCGATAACAAGTTCCAGCCCCTAGACCTTACATCTCGCGATGCGACAGCGGTGTCTGGACCATCAGACCCGTCTGACAATACCGGAAGATCTCAGAGAGATAGCGATGATGTCACACCACAACAGCACGCTACTACGTCATCTATGCAAAGCTCGGATCCTGAACTTGACGAAACCCACGTTAAACAAGTATAG